From the Acinetobacter wanghuae genome, one window contains:
- a CDS encoding sensor histidine kinase: MKLNLLELGDKTELLGSCRISLILGVLSSNNLVDTFSKMVRKLLRVRSSILGFYNEAYLWHSSSEGFYAIQTPANLGVWTYLQNHDFIDPTHAEYLGLSSYLKSLGVTHERMVAFNLKVSDTHSVGQVIFYDDDTTAFDPEDLTLVKEFTEGLVGLIRLHENYNELKELYEQQCALNFSKTKFFQIIAHDLRAPFHGLLGFSEVLAQERETLDESSIQNIADYLYDNAQSTYNLLESLLTWAMAEGGRFIYHPINYELKQSSKIVCSVLQSLALNKKIELIDDIPNDIKVHADINMITSVLQNLVSNALKFTPIDQGGKVILGAEMEADQVKIVIQDTGLGMTEEQMENLFKPTLKVSVRGTAEEKGAGLGLVLCKRFVDLNLGTIHVESKEGKGTKFYVHLPKVTSDHQVLNLEAHHAES, encoded by the coding sequence ATGAAATTAAATCTTCTAGAGCTTGGTGATAAAACTGAGTTACTGGGCTCATGCCGCATTTCGCTCATTTTAGGGGTGCTTTCTTCTAATAATTTGGTCGATACTTTCTCAAAAATGGTGCGTAAACTTTTACGCGTGAGAAGCAGTATTTTGGGTTTTTATAACGAAGCTTATCTTTGGCATAGCTCGTCTGAAGGTTTTTATGCCATTCAAACCCCTGCAAATTTAGGCGTATGGACCTATTTACAAAATCATGATTTTATTGATCCGACACATGCTGAATATTTAGGCTTATCGAGTTACCTGAAAAGTTTGGGTGTGACGCATGAGCGTATGGTCGCATTTAACTTAAAAGTCAGTGACACGCATTCAGTTGGTCAAGTGATTTTCTATGATGATGACACTACAGCATTTGATCCTGAAGATTTAACGCTGGTTAAAGAATTTACTGAAGGCTTGGTCGGTCTCATTCGTTTGCATGAAAATTATAATGAGCTCAAAGAATTGTACGAGCAGCAATGTGCACTGAACTTTAGTAAAACCAAATTTTTCCAAATTATCGCCCATGATTTACGAGCGCCATTTCATGGACTGCTCGGCTTTTCAGAAGTATTGGCACAAGAACGTGAGACTTTGGATGAGTCGAGTATTCAGAATATTGCCGATTATTTATATGACAATGCGCAATCGACCTATAATTTGCTTGAAAGCCTGTTAACGTGGGCAATGGCAGAAGGTGGTCGCTTTATTTACCATCCGATTAATTATGAGCTGAAACAATCGAGCAAGATTGTTTGTAGTGTATTGCAAAGCCTTGCATTAAATAAAAAAATTGAATTAATTGATGATATTCCGAATGACATCAAAGTGCATGCGGATATCAATATGATTACCTCAGTCTTGCAAAACTTGGTTTCCAATGCGCTTAAATTTACCCCGATTGATCAAGGTGGAAAAGTGATTTTGGGTGCAGAAATGGAAGCTGATCAAGTGAAGATTGTGATTCAAGACACAGGCTTGGGCATGACTGAAGAACAGATGGAAAATCTGTTTAAACCAACCCTGAAAGTGAGTGTTCGAGGTACAGCTGAAGAAAAAGGCGCAGGTTTAGGGCTGGTTTTATGTAAGCGCTTTGTCGATCTCAATTTAGGCACAATTCATGTTGAATCGAAAGAGGGTAAAGGCACGAAGTTTTATGTCCATTTGCCAAAAGTGACCAGTGATCATCAGGTCTTGAATTTAGAAGCGCATCATGCGGAAAGTTAG
- the glnE gene encoding bifunctional [glutamate--ammonia ligase]-adenylyl-L-tyrosine phosphorylase/[glutamate--ammonia-ligase] adenylyltransferase yields the protein MNAEQLQKTLRASQYAEQVLSNHQSVLEQDYAIDQFALGLSTEQIYATVQQTVEHLQDEAAWMSALRILRARLMFRWIWQDANQLTNVVTLTRELSDFADACITAAKAFALTPLLAKYGEPISYSGKVQELIVIAMGKLGAQELNLSSDIDLIFAFDEQGETEGGRKSIDVQQFCILWGQKLIYLLDHITADGFVFRVDMRLRPWGDGSPLAISHVAMEKYLSQHGREWERYAWIKARIVNPSPAGDQLLAMTRPFVFRKYVDYSAFEAMREMKAMIEREVARRNIEDDIKLGAGGIREIEFIVQVFQLIYGGSKLELQDRQCLTSLHHLETTEMLDSKAVKDLDDAYLFLRRLEHAIQALNDQQTQSLPTEDEPRQRLVDTLGFKDWDDFMATLNAKRAKVIYQFEHLIQENGPDTLVESFSHLEKKLNEVLDDPARNLVYEFWHSHALKKLPAKAVERLKTFWPHLVEAVLDSENPQVALVRLMPLIESVMRRTVYLVMLIESKGALQRLVKMATVSPWICEELSQYPVLLDEFLSMDFELPKRQDLEDSLRQQLLRIEIDQIEDQMRVLRLFKKSNVLAVAASDVLAESPLMKVSDALTDIAEVSVNATLHLAYQMVAKRHGYPLNAEGQRCAIDHMAFTVIGYGKVGGIELGYGSDLDLVFIHFMDEQADTDGLKPISGFEFAMRVAQKFMSLMTTQTLDGRVYEVDTRLRPSGEAGLLVTSLKAFAQYQQKSAWLWEHQALVRARPIAGDLYLREKFEVLRCDILTQKRDASAVRTEVLKMRQKMKDHLGSSPDQKKDGIFHLKQDAGGIVDIEFMAQYAVLAWSGTNKDLAHFSDNVRILEDAAKSGCLPSDDATALIQAYLRERAESHRLALANQSMQVSASDWHDTRMTVYKLWQRLIDPNAVFALDSE from the coding sequence ATGAATGCGGAACAATTGCAGAAAACACTAAGAGCTAGTCAATACGCAGAACAGGTACTGAGTAATCATCAAAGTGTATTAGAACAAGATTATGCAATTGACCAATTTGCGCTTGGCTTAAGTACTGAACAAATTTACGCGACTGTTCAACAAACGGTTGAACATCTTCAAGATGAAGCGGCATGGATGAGTGCACTACGAATTTTGCGTGCTCGTCTTATGTTTCGCTGGATTTGGCAAGATGCTAATCAACTCACCAACGTTGTGACCTTAACCCGAGAACTTTCCGATTTTGCCGATGCTTGTATCACGGCTGCCAAAGCATTCGCGCTGACGCCGTTGCTTGCTAAATATGGTGAACCGATCAGCTATAGCGGTAAAGTCCAAGAGCTGATTGTGATTGCGATGGGTAAGCTCGGGGCACAAGAACTAAATTTATCCAGTGACATCGACCTGATTTTTGCCTTTGATGAACAAGGCGAAACCGAGGGCGGTCGCAAATCCATAGACGTGCAGCAGTTTTGTATTCTTTGGGGGCAGAAACTGATTTATTTGCTCGATCACATTACTGCAGATGGTTTTGTATTTCGAGTCGATATGCGATTGCGTCCATGGGGTGATGGTTCACCACTCGCGATCAGTCATGTGGCAATGGAGAAGTATTTAAGCCAACATGGTCGTGAGTGGGAGCGTTATGCATGGATTAAAGCGCGTATTGTCAATCCTAGCCCAGCAGGCGATCAGTTGCTTGCAATGACACGTCCTTTTGTCTTTCGTAAATACGTCGATTACAGCGCATTTGAGGCGATGCGTGAAATGAAAGCCATGATCGAACGTGAAGTTGCACGTCGTAATATTGAAGATGATATTAAGCTTGGTGCAGGTGGTATTCGAGAAATTGAGTTTATTGTTCAGGTCTTCCAGCTGATTTACGGTGGTTCGAAACTCGAACTGCAAGATCGACAATGTCTGACCAGTTTGCATCATCTTGAAACTACAGAAATGTTAGATTCAAAAGCAGTCAAAGACCTTGATGATGCTTATCTCTTTTTACGCCGTTTAGAACATGCCATTCAAGCGTTGAATGATCAACAAACTCAATCCTTACCGACAGAAGATGAGCCACGGCAACGTTTGGTAGATACGCTTGGATTTAAAGATTGGGATGATTTTATGGCAACGCTGAATGCCAAGCGTGCGAAAGTCATTTATCAATTTGAACATCTGATTCAAGAAAATGGACCAGATACCTTGGTCGAAAGTTTTTCGCATTTAGAAAAAAAATTGAATGAAGTACTCGATGATCCTGCGCGAAATTTAGTTTATGAGTTTTGGCATAGCCATGCCTTAAAAAAATTACCCGCCAAAGCAGTCGAACGTCTCAAAACATTCTGGCCACATTTAGTCGAAGCCGTTTTAGATTCCGAAAATCCGCAAGTCGCTTTGGTTCGCCTTATGCCGTTGATCGAATCTGTGATGCGTCGTACTGTGTATTTGGTCATGTTGATTGAAAGCAAAGGTGCGCTACAACGTTTAGTCAAAATGGCAACGGTCAGTCCTTGGATCTGTGAAGAATTATCACAATATCCAGTGCTGCTTGATGAATTCTTGTCGATGGACTTTGAACTGCCTAAACGCCAAGATTTAGAGGATTCCTTGCGTCAGCAACTCTTGCGCATCGAAATTGATCAAATCGAAGATCAAATGCGGGTATTGCGTTTATTTAAAAAATCCAATGTTTTGGCGGTTGCAGCAAGTGATGTCTTGGCTGAAAGCCCTTTGATGAAAGTCTCTGATGCCTTAACTGATATTGCCGAAGTATCGGTCAATGCCACTTTGCATTTGGCTTATCAAATGGTGGCAAAACGTCATGGTTATCCACTTAATGCTGAAGGGCAACGCTGTGCGATTGATCATATGGCATTTACTGTCATCGGTTATGGCAAAGTCGGCGGTATAGAGCTGGGTTATGGCTCGGACTTAGACTTAGTGTTTATTCACTTTATGGATGAACAAGCAGATACTGATGGTTTAAAGCCGATTAGTGGCTTTGAATTTGCCATGCGGGTCGCACAGAAGTTTATGTCGCTCATGACTACACAAACCCTCGATGGGCGTGTCTATGAAGTCGATACACGTTTGCGTCCATCAGGCGAAGCCGGTTTGTTGGTGACGAGCTTAAAAGCATTTGCACAGTATCAGCAAAAAAGTGCTTGGCTGTGGGAACATCAGGCTTTGGTACGTGCAAGACCGATTGCAGGAGATCTGTATCTTCGGGAAAAATTTGAAGTATTACGCTGTGATATTTTGACTCAGAAACGAGATGCATCTGCCGTGCGTACGGAAGTTTTAAAAATGCGTCAGAAGATGAAAGACCATCTTGGATCATCGCCTGATCAGAAAAAAGATGGAATTTTTCATTTAAAACAAGACGCAGGTGGTATCGTAGATATTGAATTTATGGCACAGTATGCGGTGTTGGCTTGGAGTGGGACGAATAAAGATCTCGCCCATTTCTCCGACAATGTAAGAATTCTTGAGGATGCCGCAAAATCAGGTTGCTTACCCAGCGACGATGCGACTGCTCTGATTCAAGCTTATCTCCGTGAACGCGCCGAGAGCCACCGCTTAGCCCTTGCAAATCAATCCATGCAAGTGTCTGCAAGCGACTGGCACGATACCCGAATGACCGTTTACAAGTTATGGCAAAGACTAATTGATCCAAATGCAGTATTTGCATTGGATAGTGAATAA
- a CDS encoding HPr family phosphocarrier protein, whose amino-acid sequence MIDTTVDVINKLGLHARASGKLIEVTTKFRANIQIGKADKLVDAKNIMSLLMLGAGKGTTLRLVIEGSDEEKALSEIQALFAAKFYEAD is encoded by the coding sequence ATGATAGATACGACTGTTGACGTAATTAACAAACTGGGTTTACATGCGCGTGCATCTGGTAAGCTCATTGAGGTCACTACCAAGTTTCGCGCCAATATCCAGATTGGTAAGGCGGACAAATTGGTCGATGCAAAAAATATCATGTCTTTGCTGATGCTCGGTGCAGGCAAAGGAACAACTTTACGCTTGGTGATTGAAGGGAGTGATGAGGAGAAAGCCTTATCTGAAATTCAAGCACTCTTTGCAGCAAAATTTTACGAGGCAGATTAA
- the rapZ gene encoding RNase adapter RapZ translates to MKRILIVTGQSGSGKSSALQVLEDLGYYCIDNLPLALLPEIVAKLDLENNLELLALGVDVRSTRADLQAFDDVFEQLQKHGSVDIIYLTTQDQELIRRFSASRRPHPLASRFKSLVECIEEEKNLLIPIKFRSTVHIDTTDKSVHDLKHTLLHKLGQNDNLILILQSFGYKHGIPLDADYVFDVRHLPNPHWNLELREFSGLDQPVQTFLEESEQVNEMFNDIYGFLNKWLPAFSEGHRHYMTVSIGCTGGQHRSVYIVDRLKKALEAKWSIQVLHREMKHWS, encoded by the coding sequence ATGAAACGCATTTTAATCGTGACCGGTCAATCTGGCTCAGGTAAATCATCAGCATTACAAGTGCTTGAAGATTTGGGTTATTACTGTATCGATAATTTGCCGTTAGCATTGCTCCCTGAAATTGTGGCAAAACTTGATCTTGAAAATAATCTTGAATTGCTAGCACTTGGTGTCGATGTACGCAGTACGCGTGCCGACTTGCAAGCTTTTGATGATGTCTTTGAACAACTTCAAAAGCATGGTTCAGTGGATATTATTTATCTGACCACGCAGGATCAGGAACTGATTCGACGCTTTAGTGCTTCGCGTCGTCCGCATCCATTGGCATCACGTTTTAAGAGTTTGGTGGAATGTATTGAAGAAGAGAAGAATCTTCTCATTCCAATCAAGTTTCGCTCTACGGTACATATCGATACCACTGATAAAAGTGTGCATGATTTAAAACACACCTTATTACATAAGTTGGGTCAAAACGATAACCTGATTTTGATTTTACAATCTTTTGGTTATAAGCATGGCATTCCCCTCGATGCGGATTATGTATTTGATGTACGTCATTTGCCTAATCCACATTGGAATTTAGAATTACGTGAATTTTCAGGCTTAGATCAACCTGTGCAAACCTTCTTAGAAGAAAGTGAGCAGGTCAATGAGATGTTTAATGACATCTATGGTTTTTTAAATAAGTGGTTGCCTGCATTTTCTGAAGGGCATCGTCATTATATGACGGTTTCAATTGGATGTACGGGTGGTCAACACCGTTCCGTTTATATTGTAGATAGACTAAAAAAAGCACTTGAGGCAAAATGGTCTATCCAAGTCCTACATAGAGAAATGAAGCACTGGTCATGA
- a CDS encoding branched-chain amino acid transaminase produces the protein MNLADRDGFIWQDGQLVDWREAKTHVLTHTLHYSMGVFEGVRAYETPNGTAIFRLKEHTKRLLNSAKIYQMKVPFDHATLEQAQIDVVRENKLASCYLRPIIFIGSEKLGIAATDNTIHAVVAAWSWGAYLGDEAMAKGIRVKTSSFTHHHPNVTMCKAKASGNYTLSILAHQEVAHSGYDEAMLLDPQGYVCQGSGENVFLVRDGVIHTPDIAGGALDGITRQTIITIAKDLGYDVVERRITRDEFYIADEAFFTGTAAEVTPIREYDDRQIGEGVRGPITTQIQKAYFDAVQGKDPKYAHWLTYVK, from the coding sequence ATGAATTTGGCTGATCGTGATGGTTTCATTTGGCAAGATGGACAACTAGTAGACTGGCGTGAGGCGAAAACTCACGTATTAACACATACATTGCATTACAGCATGGGTGTGTTTGAAGGCGTCCGTGCCTATGAAACTCCGAATGGAACGGCTATTTTCCGTCTAAAAGAACACACCAAGCGTTTGCTCAACTCTGCAAAAATTTATCAAATGAAAGTTCCATTTGATCATGCAACTTTAGAACAAGCGCAAATTGATGTGGTTCGTGAAAATAAATTAGCATCTTGCTATTTACGTCCAATTATCTTTATCGGTTCTGAAAAATTGGGTATTGCAGCGACTGATAATACGATTCATGCAGTTGTTGCTGCATGGAGCTGGGGGGCTTACCTTGGTGATGAAGCAATGGCGAAGGGGATTCGCGTGAAAACATCATCGTTTACGCATCATCATCCAAACGTAACGATGTGCAAAGCAAAAGCGTCTGGTAACTACACGTTATCGATTCTTGCCCATCAAGAAGTTGCGCATTCTGGTTATGACGAAGCAATGTTACTTGATCCACAAGGTTATGTTTGCCAAGGTTCAGGCGAAAACGTATTCTTGGTACGTGATGGCGTGATCCATACCCCTGATATCGCAGGTGGTGCGCTTGATGGGATTACCCGTCAAACCATCATTACTATTGCGAAAGATCTAGGTTATGACGTTGTTGAGCGTCGTATTACCCGTGATGAGTTCTATATTGCCGATGAAGCATTCTTCACAGGTACAGCAGCAGAAGTAACCCCAATTCGTGAATACGATGACCGTCAAATTGGTGAAGGCGTTCGTGGTCCAATCACAACACAAATCCAAAAAGCATACTTTGATGCGGTTCAAGGTAAAGACCCGAAATACGCACACTGGTTAACGTATGTAAAATAA
- a CDS encoding glycosyltransferase, which yields MKKKVVLAIFTLQGNGAERFALTLAKGINDAGHEAHIVYFKDIIDLPIPEGVQTHFFDYQKFRAIPKFMRAGIASKAFDKFVLKQIGTPDLVLSNLFPVDFILCRSQLPNVHMVIHNTTSQEYAGRLDNKTLAQLKNIYLSKPCVGVSQGVTDDFKKLFGSENITTIYNPIDLDSIHAAANEYVPEINGPYIVNVGKFKAQKRHDILIQAYAKANIQEKLVLVGTGELMEQSKALVKSLNIEDKVIFAGFKKNPYPYIKHAKLMVVSSDFEGFSIAILESLALGKPVISTDCPSGPNEILLPSNLVPLQDFSAMAEKMGMAVKNEKDFYQRIDDKFLLHKAVNLYLNLISESK from the coding sequence ATGAAAAAGAAAGTCGTATTGGCGATTTTTACTTTGCAGGGTAATGGTGCTGAACGTTTTGCCTTAACTTTGGCAAAAGGGATTAATGATGCTGGTCATGAAGCACATATTGTATATTTTAAAGATATAATTGATTTACCTATTCCTGAAGGCGTACAAACACATTTTTTTGATTATCAGAAATTTCGAGCGATCCCTAAATTTATGCGTGCGGGTATTGCATCAAAAGCATTCGATAAGTTTGTATTAAAACAGATTGGAACACCAGACTTAGTACTATCCAATTTATTTCCAGTCGATTTTATTTTATGCCGCAGCCAATTACCGAATGTACATATGGTTATCCATAATACGACAAGCCAAGAATATGCGGGTCGTTTAGATAATAAGACACTTGCACAATTAAAAAATATTTATTTATCTAAGCCTTGCGTGGGTGTAAGCCAAGGGGTTACAGATGATTTCAAGAAACTATTTGGCTCTGAAAATATTACAACCATTTATAATCCAATAGATTTAGATAGTATTCATGCTGCTGCAAATGAATATGTTCCTGAAATCAATGGTCCTTATATTGTAAATGTGGGTAAATTTAAGGCACAAAAGAGGCATGATATTCTTATTCAAGCCTATGCCAAAGCAAACATCCAAGAAAAATTAGTACTTGTGGGTACTGGTGAATTGATGGAGCAATCTAAAGCCTTAGTAAAATCTTTGAATATCGAAGATAAAGTGATTTTTGCAGGGTTTAAAAAGAATCCATATCCGTATATAAAACATGCAAAATTGATGGTTGTATCCTCAGATTTTGAAGGGTTTAGTATAGCGATTTTGGAATCATTGGCGCTTGGGAAGCCTGTTATAAGTACGGATTGTCCATCTGGGCCAAATGAGATATTACTTCCATCAAATTTAGTACCACTACAAGATTTCAGTGCTATGGCTGAGAAAATGGGAATGGCTGTAAAAAATGAAAAAGATTTTTATCAAAGAATAGATGATAAATTTTTGTTACATAAGGCTGTTAATTTGTATTTAAATTTAATAAGCGAGTCAAAATGA
- the yjgA gene encoding ribosome biogenesis factor YjgA: MARRPQQRFTEDDFESLEGRASKTEQKKAVQRMAALGEQLSELSLKQIQKLPVEERLIEALEDVRNITSGEARRRQFLRIGKLLRNEDESVILSYLTPQQGLKKTAQLHRWVDRMIAQGDPAIKEFMKSHNAAEHHPIRQHILRIHRDINKKLPEEDIAASKLKLFNYIQQVALISDN; the protein is encoded by the coding sequence GTGGCACGTCGACCGCAACAGCGTTTTACTGAAGATGACTTTGAATCTTTAGAGGGGCGTGCAAGCAAAACCGAACAAAAGAAAGCAGTTCAGCGTATGGCTGCTTTAGGTGAACAACTTTCTGAATTAAGTCTAAAGCAAATTCAAAAGCTTCCGGTGGAAGAGCGTCTTATTGAAGCATTGGAAGATGTACGCAATATCACCTCAGGTGAAGCACGCCGTCGCCAATTTTTACGTATTGGTAAACTTTTACGTAACGAAGATGAAAGTGTCATTTTATCTTACTTAACACCGCAGCAAGGTTTGAAGAAAACTGCACAGTTGCATCGTTGGGTCGATCGTATGATTGCTCAAGGCGATCCTGCGATTAAAGAATTTATGAAATCGCATAATGCGGCGGAACATCACCCAATTCGTCAGCATATTTTGCGTATTCATCGTGATATCAACAAAAAATTACCTGAAGAGGACATTGCTGCATCGAAGTTGAAATTATTTAACTACATTCAGCAAGTGGCTTTAATTTCAGATAATTAA
- a CDS encoding glycosyltransferase, whose product MSNIVICMKWGTKYGSEYVNRLYNMVKRHTTVDFKMVCLTDLTEGIHPDVQCFPIPPLALPEGAPERGWNKLSTFEPDLYGLEGNALFLDLDVVIVDNIDEFFTYPGDFLIIHDWKRPWRITGNSSVYRFKLGAFPGLLPYFRENFDEIRQKFRNEQAYLSWYVDKHAKQTYWPESWCKSYKYHCLQKIPMAFFKPPVKPEGAKIIIFHGEINPPDAVNGGGGKWYRYVLPSKWIKDAWQ is encoded by the coding sequence ATGAGTAACATTGTTATATGTATGAAATGGGGAACCAAATATGGTTCCGAGTATGTCAATCGTTTATACAATATGGTGAAACGACACACTACAGTTGACTTTAAAATGGTATGTTTGACGGATCTTACAGAGGGTATTCATCCTGACGTACAATGTTTTCCTATTCCACCATTAGCGCTGCCTGAAGGTGCACCTGAACGTGGTTGGAATAAACTTTCAACTTTTGAACCAGATTTATATGGTCTAGAAGGCAATGCACTTTTTCTCGATCTAGATGTCGTGATTGTCGATAATATCGATGAATTCTTTACCTATCCGGGTGATTTTCTGATTATTCATGACTGGAAACGTCCTTGGCGTATTACCGGTAATAGCTCGGTCTATCGCTTTAAATTGGGTGCTTTCCCAGGTCTATTGCCATATTTCCGTGAAAACTTTGATGAAATTCGTCAAAAGTTCCGCAATGAACAGGCATATTTGTCTTGGTATGTCGATAAACATGCCAAGCAAACTTACTGGCCTGAGAGTTGGTGTAAGAGCTATAAATATCATTGCCTACAAAAAATTCCGATGGCGTTCTTTAAGCCACCCGTCAAGCCTGAAGGCGCGAAAATTATTATTTTCCATGGTGAAATTAACCCACCTGATGCAGTCAATGGTGGTGGTGGGAAATGGTATCGTTATGTGTTGCCATCAAAATGGATTAAGGATGCTTGGCAGTAA
- the panC gene encoding pantoate--beta-alanine ligase, with the protein MKTETTIQGLSASLNPARTARKIIGFVPTMGNLHQGHLNLVREARKICDVVVVSIFVNPIQFGPNEDFDSYPRTLDQDQQLLADVGCDIVFAPSVEQMYAKKPRLTNISVSDITDDLCGLQRPGHFDGVAVVVTKLFNIVQPNYAFFGQKDYQQLAVIRQFVQDLNIPLEVIGVPIARAEDGLALSSRNGYLSAEHRQIAPTIYKSLKAAELELQQGIGLDTVLANIRQTLSAAGFEIDYVEARTPELQKIETFNQDVVLFIAAKIGQTRLIDNLQVKFNP; encoded by the coding sequence ATGAAAACAGAAACAACCATCCAAGGATTATCTGCATCGCTTAATCCTGCTCGTACAGCGCGTAAAATCATTGGTTTTGTGCCTACAATGGGTAATTTGCACCAAGGTCATTTAAACCTAGTTCGTGAAGCACGCAAAATTTGTGATGTGGTGGTGGTGAGTATTTTTGTGAATCCAATTCAATTTGGACCCAATGAAGACTTCGATAGCTATCCGCGTACTTTAGATCAAGATCAGCAGCTACTTGCAGACGTGGGCTGTGATATTGTCTTTGCCCCAAGTGTTGAGCAAATGTATGCGAAAAAACCACGGTTGACCAATATTAGTGTTTCAGACATTACCGATGACCTATGTGGCTTACAACGTCCGGGGCATTTTGATGGCGTGGCTGTCGTTGTGACAAAACTATTTAACATCGTACAACCAAACTATGCATTCTTTGGGCAAAAAGACTATCAACAATTGGCGGTCATTCGTCAGTTTGTGCAAGATTTAAATATTCCGCTCGAAGTAATTGGTGTGCCAATTGCACGTGCGGAAGATGGTTTGGCATTGAGTTCACGTAATGGTTATTTAAGTGCTGAACATCGTCAAATTGCACCGACCATTTATAAAAGCTTAAAAGCGGCAGAACTTGAGTTACAACAAGGGATTGGCTTAGATACTGTGTTGGCAAATATTCGTCAGACTTTAAGTGCTGCTGGTTTTGAAATTGATTACGTTGAAGCACGCACGCCTGAATTGCAAAAGATTGAAACGTTCAATCAAGATGTCGTGTTGTTCATTGCAGCAAAAATTGGTCAAACACGTCTCATTGATAATTTGCAGGTTAAGTTTAATCCATAA
- a CDS encoding glycosyltransferase family 25 protein has protein sequence MQIFIINLESSKQRLEFQKDQFETLNLNFERIAAVSTNDISDQDYERLGFGWQRPLRKVEVACFLSHKKAWEKVILSQQPALILEDDAVVAQTMAAVLGKIDAANFLDIDLINFEVRSRKKIISKQPMQVLKDCQIKLFDLYQDRTGAAGYLLYPSGAEKLLKRLEKTAPAIADGFIFSTYELSALQAEPALIIQEDQLQAYGLIAENQFDSTIGRSEHHNPIYRSVAEKKAFKQRRILGQWHMACRYLQVMFKAQKRFIFLDRDQFK, from the coding sequence ATGCAAATATTCATTATTAATCTAGAATCATCGAAGCAACGTTTAGAGTTTCAAAAAGATCAATTCGAAACATTAAATTTAAACTTTGAGCGTATTGCTGCAGTTTCCACCAATGATATCAGTGACCAAGATTACGAACGATTAGGTTTTGGTTGGCAGCGTCCATTACGAAAAGTTGAAGTTGCATGTTTTCTGAGTCATAAAAAGGCTTGGGAGAAAGTTATATTATCTCAACAGCCTGCTCTGATTTTAGAAGATGATGCCGTCGTTGCTCAAACGATGGCAGCAGTATTAGGCAAAATTGATGCTGCAAATTTTTTAGATATTGATCTAATTAATTTTGAAGTAAGAAGCCGTAAAAAAATTATTTCTAAGCAGCCAATGCAAGTGTTGAAGGATTGTCAAATAAAGCTGTTTGATTTATATCAAGACCGAACTGGGGCAGCAGGATATTTACTTTATCCATCGGGTGCCGAAAAGTTATTAAAACGGCTTGAAAAAACTGCACCTGCAATTGCAGATGGATTTATTTTCAGTACATATGAATTAAGTGCATTACAAGCTGAGCCAGCACTGATTATTCAAGAAGATCAATTACAAGCATATGGTCTAATAGCAGAAAATCAGTTTGACTCTACAATTGGGCGTTCTGAACATCATAACCCCATTTATCGATCTGTCGCTGAGAAGAAAGCATTTAAACAGCGTAGGATTTTAGGGCAATGGCACATGGCTTGTCGTTATTTGCAAGTAATGTTTAAAGCACAAAAGCGGTTTATATTTTTAGATAGAGACCAATTTAAATAA